One genomic region from Lynx canadensis isolate LIC74 chromosome E1, mLynCan4.pri.v2, whole genome shotgun sequence encodes:
- the CLUH gene encoding clustered mitochondria protein homolog isoform X4, whose translation MVIKTDELPVAAPADGAREPSSQAGGKGRPGAAALPSVMLLNGDCPESLKREERAAEPPRENGLDESEPGEETTGQEVIVIQDTGFSVKILAPGIEPFSLQVSPQEMVQEIHQVLMDREDTCHRTCFSLHLDGNMLDHFSELRSVEGLQEGSVLRVVEEPYTVREARIHVRHVRDLLKSLDPSDAFNGVDCNSLSFLSVFTDGDLGDSGKRKKGLEMDPIDCTPPEYILPGSRERPLCPLQPQNRDWKPLQCLKVLTMSGWNPPPGNRKMHGDLMYLFVITAEDRQVSITASTRGFYLNQSTAYHFNPKPASPRFLSHSLVELLNQISPTFKKNFAVLQKKRVQRHPFERIATPFQVYSWTAPQAEHAMDCVRAEDAYTSRLGYEEHIPGQTRDWNEELQTTRELPRKNLPERLLRERAIFKVHSDFTAAATRGAMAVIDGNVMAINPSEETKMQMFIWNNIFFSLGFDVRDHYKDFGGDVAAYVAPTNDLNGVRTYNAVDVEGLYTLGTVVVDYRGYRVTAQSIIPGILERDQEQSVIYGSIDFGKTVMSHPRYLELLERTSRPLKILRHRVLNDRGEEVELCSSVECKGIIGNDGRHYILDLLRTFPPDLNFLPVPGETLPEECTRAGFPRAHRHKLCCLRQELVDAFVEHRYLLFMKLAALQLMQQKASKMENPTSLENGDPPSSEPKPEDPPGPEAGSEEEGGSASGLAKVKELAETIASDDGTDPRSREVIRNACKAVGSISCTAFDVRFNPDIFSPGVRFPESCQEEVRDQKQLLKDAAAFLLSCQIPGLVKDCIDHAVLPMDGATLAEVMRQRGINMRYLGKVLDLVLRSPAREQLDHIYKIGIGELITRSAKHIFKTYLQGVELSGLSAAISHFLNCFLSSYPNPVAHLPADELISKKRNRRRRNRPPGAADNTAWAVMTPQELWKNICQEAKNYFGFSLECETVDQAVETYGLQKITLLREISLKTGIQILLKEYSFDSRHKPAFTEEDVLNIFPVVKHVNPKASDAFHFFQSGQAKVQQGFLKEGCELINEALNLFNNVYGAMHVEICACLRLLARLHYIMGDYAEALSNQQKAVLMSERVMGIEHPNTIQEYMHLALYCFASSQLSTALSLLYRARYLTLLVFGEDHPEMALLDNNIGLVLHGVMEYDLSLRFLENALAVSTKYHGPKSLKVALSHHLVARVYESKAEFRSALQHEKEGYTIYKTQLGEDHEKTKESSEYLKCLTQQAVALQRTMNEIYRNGSSANIPPLKFTAPSMASVLEQLNVINGILFIPLSQKDLENLKAEVARRHQLQEAGKNRDKAEEPMATEPEPAGVPEDSASQPQAAKDPSSPGLQG comes from the exons CACTGCCATCAGTCATGCTACTGAATGGAGACTGTCCAGAGAGcctaaaaagggaagaaagggctgCTGAGCCGCCCAGGGAAAATGGTCTGGATGAATCCGAGCCAGGAGAGGAGACGACTGGACAGGAGGTCATTGTCATTCAGGACACAGGCTTTTCTGTGAAGATCCTGGcacctgggattgagcccttctCTTTACAG GTGTCCCCCCAGGAGATGGTACAGGAGATCCACCAGGTACTCATGGACCGTGAAGACACGTGTCACCGCACCTGCTTCTCGCTGCACCTGGATGGCAACATGCTGGACCACTTCTCAGAGCTGCGCAGTGTCGAGGGGCTGCAGGAGGGCTCGGTGCTACGCGTGGTGGAAG AGCCATACACGGTACGTGAGGCCCGCATCCACGTGCGCCATGTCCGAGACCTGCTCAAGAGCCTGGACCCATCTGATGCCTTCAACGGGGTTGATTGCAACTCCTTGTCCTTCCTGAGCGTCTTTACCGATGGCGACCTGGGAG ACAGCGGGAAGCGGAAGAAGGGCTTGGAGATGGACCCCATTGACTGCACACCACCTGAGTACATCCTTCCAGGGAGCCGGGAACGGCCATTGTGTCCCCTGCAGCCCCAGAACCGTGACTGGAAG CCCCTGCAGTGCCTGAAAGTTCTTACCATGAGTGGCTGGAACCCACCCCCTGGGAACCGCAAGATGCATGGGGACCTCATGTACCTGTTTGTGATCACAGCCGAGGACCGGCAAGTCAGCATCACGGCATCCACTCGGGGCTTTTACCTGAACCA GTCCACGGCCTATCACTTCAATCCCAAGCCTGCCAGCCCCCGCTTCCTCAGCCATTCCCTAGTGGAGCTGCTCAACCAGATCAGCCCAACCTTCAAAAAAAACTTTGCCGTGCTGCAGAAGAAAAG GGTCCAGCGCCACCCATTCGAGAGGATTGCCACCCCGTTCCAGGTGTACAGCTGGACAGCGCCCCAGGCAGAGCACGCTATGGACTGTGTGCGTGCAGAGGACGCCTACACCTCCAGGCTGGGCTATGAGGAGCACATCCCTGGACAG ACCCGGGACTGGAACGAGGAGCTGCAGACGACAAGGGAACTGCCCCGCAAGAACCTGCCTGAGCGGCTCCTTCGAGAAAGAGCTATATTCAAG GTGCACAGCGACTTCACGGCTGCAGCCACACGGGGCGCCATGGCGGTCATCGACGGCAACGTGATGGCCATCAACCCCAGCGAGGAGACCAAGATGCAGATGTTCATCTGGAATAACATCTTCTTTAGCCTGGGCTTTGATGTTCGTGACCACTACAAGGACTTCGGTGGGGATGTGGCGGCCTACGTGGCGCCCACCAATGACCTGAATGGTGTGCGCACGTACAACGCCGTGGACGTGGAGGGGCTGTACACGCTGGGGACGGTGGTAGTGGATTACCGTGGCTACCGCGTCACAGCCCAGTCCATCATCCCTGGCATCCTGGAGCGGGACCAGGAGCAGAGTGTCATCTACGGCTCCATTGACTTTGGCAAGACGGTGATGTCACACCCTCGATACCTGGAGCTGCTGGAACGTACTAGTCGGCCGCTCAAGATCCTGAGGCACCGGGTGCTCAACGACCGTGGCGAGGAGGTGGAGCTCTGCTCCTCCGTGGAGTGCAAGGGCATCATCGGCAACGACGGGCGCCACTACATCCTCGACCTGCTGCGCACCTTCCCCCCTGACCTCAACTTCCTGCCCGTGCCCGGCGAGACACTGCCCGAGGAGTGCACCCGCGCCGGCTTCCCCCGGGCGCACCGGCACAAGCTCTGTTGCCTGCGCCAGGAGCTGGTGGACGCCTTTGTGGAGCACAG GTACCTCCTCTTCATGAAGCTGGCTGCCCTGCAGTTGATGCAGCAGAAAGCCAGCAAGATGGAGAACCCCACCTCACTGGAAAATGGTGACCCCCCCTCCTCGGAACCTAAGCCTGAAGACCCTCCGGGGCCCGAGGCAGGAAGTGAGGAGGAAGGCGGCAGTGCTAGCGGCCTCGCCAAGGTGAAGGAGCTGGCGGAGACCATCGCCTCAGACGACGGGACAG ACCCTCGGAGCCGAGAGGTGATCCGCAACGCGTGCAAGGCAGTCGGCTCCATCAGCTGCACAGCCTTTGACGTCCGCTTCAACCCTGACATCTTCTCACCAG GGGTTCGTTTCCCCGAGTCCTGCCAGGAGGAAGTTCGGGACCAGAAGCAGCTGCTGAAAGACGCCGCCGCCTTCTTGCTGTCCTGCCAGATCCCCGGCTTG GTGAAGGACTGCATAGACCATGCGGTGCTGCCCATGGATGGGGCCACGCTGGCTGAGGTGATGCGCCAGCGTGGCATCAACATGCGCTACCTGGGCAAGGTGCTGGACCTGGTGCTCCGGAGCCCGGCCCGAGAACAGCTGGACCACATCTAT AAAATTGGCATTGGAGAGCTCATCACCCGTTCTGCCAAGCACATCTTTAAGACCTACTTACAG GGAGTGGAGCTCTCGGGCCTCTCGGCTGCCATCAGCCACTTTCTGAACTGCTTCCTGAGCTCCTACCCCAACCCTGTGGCCCACTTGCCCGCCGACGAGCTGATCTCTAAGAagaggaacaggaggaggagaaacCGCCCCCCGGGGGCAGCAGATAACACGGCCTGGGCTGTCATGACCCCCCAGGAGCTCTGGAAGAACATCTGCCAGGAGGCCAAGAACTACTTTGGCTTCAGCCTCGAGTG CGAGACTGTGGACCAGGCTGTGGAGACCTATGGGCTGCAGAAGATAACGCTGCTGCGGGAAATCTCCCTGAAAACCGGAATCCAG ATCCTGCTGAAGGAGTACAGCTTTGACAGCCGCCACAAACCCGCCTTCACCGAGGAGGATGTGCTCAATATCTTCCCCGTGGTCAAGCATGTCAACCCGAAGGCCTCGGATGCCTTCCACTTCTTCCAGAGTGGGCAGGCCAAAGTACAGCAGG gcttcctgaaggagggcTGTGAGCTCATCAATGAGGCCCTGAACCTGTTTAACAACGTGTACGGAGCCATGCACGTGGAGATCTGTGCCTGCTTGCGCCTCCTTGCTCGTCTCCACTACATTATGGGTGACTACGCCGAG GCCCTGAGTAACCAGCAGAAGGCTGTGCTGATGAGCGAGCGAGTGATGGGCATCGAGCACCCCAATACCATCCAGGAATAT ATGCACCTGGCCCTGTACTGCTTCGCCAGCAGCCAGCTGTCCACGGCCCTGAGCCTGCTGTACCGCGCCCGCTACCTCACACTGCTGGTGTTCGGGGAGGACCACCCCGAGATGGCGCTGCTGGAC AACAACATCGGGCTGGTGCTGCACGGAGTGATGGAATATGACCTGTCGCTGCGCTTCCTGGAGAATGCGCTGGCTGTCAGCACCAAGTACCACGGGCCCAAGTCCCTCAAGGTGGCCCTCAG CCACCATCTTGTCGCCCGGGTCTACGAGAGCAAAGCCGAGTTCCGGTCAGCCCTGCAGCACGAGAAGGAGGGCTACACCATCTACAAGACCCAG CTGGGCGAGGACCACGAGAAGACCAAGGAGAGCTCCGAGTACCTCAAGTGCCTGACCCAGCAGGCCGTGGCCCTGCAGCGCACCATGAACGAGATCTACCGCAACGGCTCCAGCGCCAACATCCCGCCCCTCAAG TTCACAGCCCCCAGTATGGCCAGTGTCTTGGAACAGCTCAACGTCATCAACGGCATCCTCTTCATTCCTCTCAG CCAAAAAGACTTGGAGAACCTGAAAGCCGAGGTGGCACGGCGGCACCAGCTCCAGGAGGCCGGCAAAAACAGGGATAAGGCTGAGGAGCCTATGGCCACCGAGCCTGAGCCAGCGGGGGTCCCGGAGGATTcagcctcccagccccaggccgCCAAGGACCCTTCTTCCCCGGGCTTGCAGGGgtag
- the CLUH gene encoding clustered mitochondria protein homolog isoform X3, whose translation MVIKTDELPVAAPADGAREPSSQAGGKGRPGAAALPSVMLLNGDCPESLKREERAAEPPRENGLDESEPGEETTGQEVIVIQDTGFSVKILAPGIEPFSLQVSPQEMVQEIHQVLMDREDTCHRTCFSLHLDGNMLDHFSELRSVEGLQEGSVLRVVEEPYTVREARIHVRHVRDLLKSLDPSDAFNGVDCNSLSFLSVFTDGDLGDSGKRKKGLEMDPIDCTPPEYILPGSRERPLCPLQPQNRDWKPLQCLKVLTMSGWNPPPGNRKMHGDLMYLFVITAEDRQVSITASTRGFYLNQSTAYHFNPKPASPRFLSHSLVELLNQISPTFKKNFAVLQKKRVQRHPFERIATPFQVYSWTAPQAEHAMDCVRAEDAYTSRLGYEEHIPGQTRDWNEELQTTRELPRKNLPERLLRERAIFKVHSDFTAAATRGAMAVIDGNVMAINPSEETKMQMFIWNNIFFSLGFDVRDHYKDFGGDVAAYVAPTNDLNGVRTYNAVDVEGLYTLGTVVVDYRGYRVTAQSIIPGILERDQEQSVIYGSIDFGKTVMSHPRYLELLERTSRPLKILRHRVLNDRGEEVELCSSVECKGIIGNDGRHYILDLLRTFPPDLNFLPVPGETLPEECTRAGFPRAHRHKLCCLRQELVDAFVEHRYLLFMKLAALQLMQQKASKMENPTSLENGDPPSSEPKPEDPPGPEAGSEEEGGSASGLAKVKELAETIASDDGTADPRSREVIRNACKAVGSISCTAFDVRFNPDIFSPGVRFPESCQEEVRDQKQLLKDAAAFLLSCQIPGLVKDCIDHAVLPMDGATLAEVMRQRGINMRYLGKVLDLVLRSPAREQLDHIYKIGIGELITRSAKHIFKTYLQGVELSGLSAAISHFLNCFLSSYPNPVAHLPADELISKKRNRRRRNRPPGAADNTAWAVMTPQELWKNICQEAKNYFGFSLECETVDQAVETYGLQKITLLREISLKTGIQILLKEYSFDSRHKPAFTEEDVLNIFPVVKHVNPKASDAFHFFQSGQAKVQQGFLKEGCELINEALNLFNNVYGAMHVEICACLRLLARLHYIMGDYAEALSNQQKAVLMSERVMGIEHPNTIQEYMHLALYCFASSQLSTALSLLYRARYLTLLVFGEDHPEMALLDNNIGLVLHGVMEYDLSLRFLENALAVSTKYHGPKSLKVALSHHLVARVYESKAEFRSALQHEKEGYTIYKTQLGEDHEKTKESSEYLKCLTQQAVALQRTMNEIYRNGSSANIPPLKFTAPSMASVLEQLNVINGILFIPLSQKDLENLKAEVARRHQLQEAGKNRDKAEEPMATEPEPAGVPEDSASQPQAAKDPSSPGLQG comes from the exons CACTGCCATCAGTCATGCTACTGAATGGAGACTGTCCAGAGAGcctaaaaagggaagaaagggctgCTGAGCCGCCCAGGGAAAATGGTCTGGATGAATCCGAGCCAGGAGAGGAGACGACTGGACAGGAGGTCATTGTCATTCAGGACACAGGCTTTTCTGTGAAGATCCTGGcacctgggattgagcccttctCTTTACAG GTGTCCCCCCAGGAGATGGTACAGGAGATCCACCAGGTACTCATGGACCGTGAAGACACGTGTCACCGCACCTGCTTCTCGCTGCACCTGGATGGCAACATGCTGGACCACTTCTCAGAGCTGCGCAGTGTCGAGGGGCTGCAGGAGGGCTCGGTGCTACGCGTGGTGGAAG AGCCATACACGGTACGTGAGGCCCGCATCCACGTGCGCCATGTCCGAGACCTGCTCAAGAGCCTGGACCCATCTGATGCCTTCAACGGGGTTGATTGCAACTCCTTGTCCTTCCTGAGCGTCTTTACCGATGGCGACCTGGGAG ACAGCGGGAAGCGGAAGAAGGGCTTGGAGATGGACCCCATTGACTGCACACCACCTGAGTACATCCTTCCAGGGAGCCGGGAACGGCCATTGTGTCCCCTGCAGCCCCAGAACCGTGACTGGAAG CCCCTGCAGTGCCTGAAAGTTCTTACCATGAGTGGCTGGAACCCACCCCCTGGGAACCGCAAGATGCATGGGGACCTCATGTACCTGTTTGTGATCACAGCCGAGGACCGGCAAGTCAGCATCACGGCATCCACTCGGGGCTTTTACCTGAACCA GTCCACGGCCTATCACTTCAATCCCAAGCCTGCCAGCCCCCGCTTCCTCAGCCATTCCCTAGTGGAGCTGCTCAACCAGATCAGCCCAACCTTCAAAAAAAACTTTGCCGTGCTGCAGAAGAAAAG GGTCCAGCGCCACCCATTCGAGAGGATTGCCACCCCGTTCCAGGTGTACAGCTGGACAGCGCCCCAGGCAGAGCACGCTATGGACTGTGTGCGTGCAGAGGACGCCTACACCTCCAGGCTGGGCTATGAGGAGCACATCCCTGGACAG ACCCGGGACTGGAACGAGGAGCTGCAGACGACAAGGGAACTGCCCCGCAAGAACCTGCCTGAGCGGCTCCTTCGAGAAAGAGCTATATTCAAG GTGCACAGCGACTTCACGGCTGCAGCCACACGGGGCGCCATGGCGGTCATCGACGGCAACGTGATGGCCATCAACCCCAGCGAGGAGACCAAGATGCAGATGTTCATCTGGAATAACATCTTCTTTAGCCTGGGCTTTGATGTTCGTGACCACTACAAGGACTTCGGTGGGGATGTGGCGGCCTACGTGGCGCCCACCAATGACCTGAATGGTGTGCGCACGTACAACGCCGTGGACGTGGAGGGGCTGTACACGCTGGGGACGGTGGTAGTGGATTACCGTGGCTACCGCGTCACAGCCCAGTCCATCATCCCTGGCATCCTGGAGCGGGACCAGGAGCAGAGTGTCATCTACGGCTCCATTGACTTTGGCAAGACGGTGATGTCACACCCTCGATACCTGGAGCTGCTGGAACGTACTAGTCGGCCGCTCAAGATCCTGAGGCACCGGGTGCTCAACGACCGTGGCGAGGAGGTGGAGCTCTGCTCCTCCGTGGAGTGCAAGGGCATCATCGGCAACGACGGGCGCCACTACATCCTCGACCTGCTGCGCACCTTCCCCCCTGACCTCAACTTCCTGCCCGTGCCCGGCGAGACACTGCCCGAGGAGTGCACCCGCGCCGGCTTCCCCCGGGCGCACCGGCACAAGCTCTGTTGCCTGCGCCAGGAGCTGGTGGACGCCTTTGTGGAGCACAG GTACCTCCTCTTCATGAAGCTGGCTGCCCTGCAGTTGATGCAGCAGAAAGCCAGCAAGATGGAGAACCCCACCTCACTGGAAAATGGTGACCCCCCCTCCTCGGAACCTAAGCCTGAAGACCCTCCGGGGCCCGAGGCAGGAAGTGAGGAGGAAGGCGGCAGTGCTAGCGGCCTCGCCAAGGTGAAGGAGCTGGCGGAGACCATCGCCTCAGACGACGGGACAG CAGACCCTCGGAGCCGAGAGGTGATCCGCAACGCGTGCAAGGCAGTCGGCTCCATCAGCTGCACAGCCTTTGACGTCCGCTTCAACCCTGACATCTTCTCACCAG GGGTTCGTTTCCCCGAGTCCTGCCAGGAGGAAGTTCGGGACCAGAAGCAGCTGCTGAAAGACGCCGCCGCCTTCTTGCTGTCCTGCCAGATCCCCGGCTTG GTGAAGGACTGCATAGACCATGCGGTGCTGCCCATGGATGGGGCCACGCTGGCTGAGGTGATGCGCCAGCGTGGCATCAACATGCGCTACCTGGGCAAGGTGCTGGACCTGGTGCTCCGGAGCCCGGCCCGAGAACAGCTGGACCACATCTAT AAAATTGGCATTGGAGAGCTCATCACCCGTTCTGCCAAGCACATCTTTAAGACCTACTTACAG GGAGTGGAGCTCTCGGGCCTCTCGGCTGCCATCAGCCACTTTCTGAACTGCTTCCTGAGCTCCTACCCCAACCCTGTGGCCCACTTGCCCGCCGACGAGCTGATCTCTAAGAagaggaacaggaggaggagaaacCGCCCCCCGGGGGCAGCAGATAACACGGCCTGGGCTGTCATGACCCCCCAGGAGCTCTGGAAGAACATCTGCCAGGAGGCCAAGAACTACTTTGGCTTCAGCCTCGAGTG CGAGACTGTGGACCAGGCTGTGGAGACCTATGGGCTGCAGAAGATAACGCTGCTGCGGGAAATCTCCCTGAAAACCGGAATCCAG ATCCTGCTGAAGGAGTACAGCTTTGACAGCCGCCACAAACCCGCCTTCACCGAGGAGGATGTGCTCAATATCTTCCCCGTGGTCAAGCATGTCAACCCGAAGGCCTCGGATGCCTTCCACTTCTTCCAGAGTGGGCAGGCCAAAGTACAGCAGG gcttcctgaaggagggcTGTGAGCTCATCAATGAGGCCCTGAACCTGTTTAACAACGTGTACGGAGCCATGCACGTGGAGATCTGTGCCTGCTTGCGCCTCCTTGCTCGTCTCCACTACATTATGGGTGACTACGCCGAG GCCCTGAGTAACCAGCAGAAGGCTGTGCTGATGAGCGAGCGAGTGATGGGCATCGAGCACCCCAATACCATCCAGGAATAT ATGCACCTGGCCCTGTACTGCTTCGCCAGCAGCCAGCTGTCCACGGCCCTGAGCCTGCTGTACCGCGCCCGCTACCTCACACTGCTGGTGTTCGGGGAGGACCACCCCGAGATGGCGCTGCTGGAC AACAACATCGGGCTGGTGCTGCACGGAGTGATGGAATATGACCTGTCGCTGCGCTTCCTGGAGAATGCGCTGGCTGTCAGCACCAAGTACCACGGGCCCAAGTCCCTCAAGGTGGCCCTCAG CCACCATCTTGTCGCCCGGGTCTACGAGAGCAAAGCCGAGTTCCGGTCAGCCCTGCAGCACGAGAAGGAGGGCTACACCATCTACAAGACCCAG CTGGGCGAGGACCACGAGAAGACCAAGGAGAGCTCCGAGTACCTCAAGTGCCTGACCCAGCAGGCCGTGGCCCTGCAGCGCACCATGAACGAGATCTACCGCAACGGCTCCAGCGCCAACATCCCGCCCCTCAAG TTCACAGCCCCCAGTATGGCCAGTGTCTTGGAACAGCTCAACGTCATCAACGGCATCCTCTTCATTCCTCTCAG CCAAAAAGACTTGGAGAACCTGAAAGCCGAGGTGGCACGGCGGCACCAGCTCCAGGAGGCCGGCAAAAACAGGGATAAGGCTGAGGAGCCTATGGCCACCGAGCCTGAGCCAGCGGGGGTCCCGGAGGATTcagcctcccagccccaggccgCCAAGGACCCTTCTTCCCCGGGCTTGCAGGGgtag